The DNA sequence TTTGGCTAACCGCATATTTATATTTTGTTTTTAAAAAACAAGAAGGTTTGGGCGGAGGAGATATTAAATTGTTAGCTTGGATAGGAGCGGTTTTGGGGTGGAAAGCTATGCCATTTATTATTTTAGTTTCTAGTTTTGTTGGTTTGCTTTTTGGAGTTTTAACTTTGTTACTTAATAAAAAGAAGCTAAGCCAGCCCATTCCTTTTGGTCCATACATTGTGATAGCAGCCTTTTTATATTTATTTTATGGTACCCCTTTAACTCAGTGGTATTTTAACTTATTTTTCATGAATTTTATATAGCCAACTGTTTCATTTTGTTACAGATTTACCCTGTATTGTGGCTGTATAATTGCACATAAATAATAGAATGTGTAAAAAATCGTTTTATATTATTAATTTTTTTGTAGCAACAGTATTTTTAAATACTACTTCAGCGCAAGGTTTGCGGTGCATGAATTTGTTTAAAGATAGTTTTAAACAGAGAAGTGCTAAGGCCATTGTGTCTTACCTAAAGCAACCCAGCCAGTTTTTAATAAAAGACAGTTTGCGATTAGAAAAAACACAGCAATTGGCGGGTTTGTTAGTTCCTAGCCTCAAGGCAAACTTTAAAGAGCTTACTTTAGTGGGAAAGTGGGGGCAAGCAGCTAGACTTCCTAATCAGTGGTTAAGCAAAGTGTTATTTCAAAAAGCATTACAGCTAGACAAGGCCGAGAACTTTGTCATAGCTCCCATAAATTTTTTAATGCACAATACCTTTGTTAGGCCCACACGGTTTATTACGAGCAAGTCTAAATTTTTTGATCGCGAGTATGAACCTTCTACCTTATTGTCGGCACTGGTTTCTGCAGGCTATCTTTATTATTTAGTGTCAGCGCCCATTCAAAACATTGTAAAAGATAAGCAACAAGCAAAAGCGGATTTTTTAATTAAAAACGATTATAGATATGCTTCTTTGTTACCTTTGTATAATAAAGCTCAGCTTTTAAAAGAAAAGCTTAATGAAAAAAACTTAAGTGAAAAAGAAAAAAAACAATTAACCACAGAGTGGTTATTTATACGATATAGATTAAAACAATTAATTTTAAATAAAAAACAATATTACGAAGTATTCTTTTTTAATTTATTGCAAATTAAAAAAGAAGTATTAAGCGATGCATTTCTTAAGCCTCTTGGCTCTACAAAAACTTATAAGGCAAGCCTTGCTTTGTTAAATGATTTAGCTAACCAGTTACCCACTTTGTTTTTAGAGAAAGACCAGTGGGTAGATAGTAAAAAAGTGCATAAGCCTTTAAATGGTTTTTTGCAGATGGATATAAAAAATAAAAAAACCAAAGAAGAAGTAAAAAATACTATTTTAATGCATTTAGTGAAAAAACATATTCGTCAAGAGGCTGTTTGGATGCTTTTATACTCCAGTGCGTTTAAAAATAAAGATTTTATGTCTCAATTTTCTTTAGAGGTAAAAGAAGTGGAATTGTCTTCCATGTATAAACAATTAATGGCTTTGCAAGAAAAAAATAAAATCACCAAGGGGCAGTTTTTACGATCCATGCAAGAGTTTATTCAGTGGCAATTTAACATGTCTGTTTGGAAAGAGTTGGGTTTGCAAAGACTGGTTATAAAAAGAAAAGCTAATGGAGCCTTTCATTACACTGATAAAGTTTTAACTTTAAAAAAAATAAAAGAAAGCATAATCAAAGAGTTAAATAACCGTATTTTAAAAAAATAGTGTAGGGCAAGAAAAATCGCCTAAAAGAAACTATAGTAAAAGACAGCCTTGTTGGTAAATACTAAGGCCATCTATAGTATTAATTTGGTGCAATTCTTTAGCAGAGTAGGCACTTCTTCCAAAATTATTTTTTACATATAAAGATTTTAGCTGTAGCTTGCTGCCAGGTTCTATTTTTTCTAAAATCTGTTGGCTAAATAAGCTACTTAAACCACCATTTTTTTTATGATCTTCTACAGTTAATACTTTGTAGTTGCATTTTTTTAAAGTCATTGTAAGCAGGCTCATGTCTAATTGGTCTAAGCGGGAGGGGTTAATAATAATGCAACTTTGTTTATCTTCTTCCCATTTTTTAGCAGCTTCTAAAGCCTCTGGAAGCAAGTGTCCAAGGCTGATAATCATTAATGGTTGAGTTTTATAGTGTTCGGAGTTGTCAAAAATAACCTGTGCTTGCCCCAATGAATAAGTATTATTGTTATTATAGGTGGGTAAAAAGTTTTCTCTACCTAAAAAAAACAAATAGGTTTTGGGAATTTTCCCCTCTTGTCGGTCGGTATTAAATTGCACAATGCTTTGGTGCACTAGTGCTTCGGCCTCGGCACTGCAACTTAGGCAATAAACTTCTGTGTTTGGAAGGCTGCAAGTTAAGGCCAAGTATTGTAAGCTTTGGTGCGAGGCCCCATCGGCGGCATCTTGAAACCCAATGTGAGAGAAAATTCCAATCACAGGTGCTTGTGATAAATTGGCCATTATTAAGGGTAAAGAACCTTTGCTAATGGCAAATTGAGCAAAGGTATCAGTGATGGGAATAAAACCTTCTTTAGATAATCCGGCAGCTAGGCTAATCATGTTGGACTCGGCAATGCCAACATCTATAAAGTCGTTGGGAAAGCTATCATGAAAAGCTTTTAACCCAGTGGAGCCTTGCAAGTCAGAGCTAACAGAAAAAACTTTTAAGCCTTTTTGTTTTGCTTTAATTAAGGCCTTGCTAATTCCTACTTGAATTTTTTCTTTTTTAATTACACTGGTGGGCGTTGTGGGTGAACTGTTTTTTTTATCATACTCTTTTATTAAATCAGAAGCCCAGTGGGTAAAGGCTTTGGGAACCACAGTGGTAGAGTTATCTCCGTTATTTTTTTGTGAATAAATTTCTGTTAAAAAATCGGGAAGTTGGTGAGGGTTTTT is a window from the Pseudobdellovibrionaceae bacterium genome containing:
- a CDS encoding transketolase — encoded protein: MPQYKTLFPLSIDNMQYTLNLNKEKGGNHFVEPKAIRALVALMDMSATLKGAASHFGGPSAFAEIFSSLFQSMISVASQENKAYFEKFHFVNDAGHCENALYALRHCYGQLSLQNLKGFRGKDSVLTGHGENHLFPEGVYLSNGPLGSSLAMAQGLAVAEKLHQTNKISIVSISDGACMEGEAKEALSSIPGLYKKGKMAPFILLISDNNTKLSGRIDEQSFSMHENLENLKNIGWEYKKILKGNSLLEVSETINAAIADAINNSTNKPIALHFITTKGFGTKNTVASSTGAHGFPLKNPHQLPDFLTEIYSQKNNGDNSTTVVPKAFTHWASDLIKEYDKKNSSPTTPTSVIKKEKIQVGISKALIKAKQKGLKVFSVSSDLQGSTGLKAFHDSFPNDFIDVGIAESNMISLAAGLSKEGFIPITDTFAQFAISKGSLPLIMANLSQAPVIGIFSHIGFQDAADGASHQSLQYLALTCSLPNTEVYCLSCSAEAEALVHQSIVQFNTDRQEGKIPKTYLFFLGRENFLPTYNNNNTYSLGQAQVIFDNSEHYKTQPLMIISLGHLLPEALEAAKKWEEDKQSCIIINPSRLDQLDMSLLTMTLKKCNYKVLTVEDHKKNGGLSSLFSQQILEKIEPGSKLQLKSLYVKNNFGRSAYSAKELHQINTIDGLSIYQQGCLLL